The Methylomarinum sp. Ch1-1 genome contains the following window.
ATAACATATCCTGTAACCGAACATCCGGTAATTGATGCTGCACGTTGATGGTCGATACGTCGACCGTCGCATCGAAGACATCCCGTTCATTCCTTGGCAGCTGATCGATTTGTTCAGCCACCTTCTTAATCGCCTCATATTCCTGCAGTTTACGGATTAAATAGGCGCGGGGATCATCTTCTTCCTCCTCCACTTCCGGCTGTCGGGGCAATAGCATTCTCGATTTGATCTCCGCCAACAATGCGGCCATGACCAAGTATTCCGCCGCCAACTCCAAGCGCAAGGCATCCATCATCTCGATATAGCCGATATATTGTTGAGTGATTTGCGCGATCGGAATATTGAGAATATCCATATTTTGCTTGCGAATCAAATATAACAGCAAATCCAGTGGTCCTTCAAATGCCTCTAAAAAAACCTCCAAGGCATCGGGCGGAATATAAAGATCCTCCGGCATGTCCTGATAAGGCGCGCCCAATACCTTGGCTATAGGCTGAGATTGTTGCTGAAATTCCGGGCTCTGTTCAATCAAAACAAGTTCTTCGTTAGGCAAGATTATAAGCCGGCCAAGGTGAAAAACAATTTCTGGGTGTAATACATCGGATAGGCGAGTAGATAGCCCAGACCTCCACTCATCAGCAAAGCCAGCAAAATCAGGAA
Protein-coding sequences here:
- a CDS encoding segregation and condensation protein A, whose translation is MIEQSPEFQQQSQPIAKVLGAPYQDMPEDLYIPPDALEVFLEAFEGPLDLLLYLIRKQNMDILNIPIAQITQQYIGYIEMMDALRLELAAEYLVMAALLAEIKSRMLLPRQPEVEEEEDDPRAYLIRKLQEYEAIKKVAEQIDQLPRNERDVFDATVDVSTINVQHQLPDVRLQDMLLAFQDVLKRAEQLSHHQITKEPLSVRERMAAILEKLNRPDSLPFAALFSRHEGKGGVVVSFLAILELSKEGLIEILQPDPFDEIRIQGRSQT